In Paenibacillus sp. FSL R7-0345, a single window of DNA contains:
- a CDS encoding ABC transporter ATP-binding protein produces the protein MKKAIQVQGLRKSFKHTEVLKGVDFDVEQGEIFALLGSNGAGKTTIVRILATLLRQDEGTAAVNGFDVTSAPGKVRQAISLTGQFAAVDEMLTGRENLIMIAKLRHLEQPRQVAEDLLNRFGLKDAADRKPSTYSGGMRRRLDIALSLAGKPQIIFLDEPTTGLDPEARLEVWKIVKELAAGGTTVFLTTQYLEEAEQLADKISILHQGRIIAGGTLAELKKRFPAAKVEYIEKQPTLEEIFLAITGKKEAI, from the coding sequence ATGAAGAAAGCCATTCAAGTGCAGGGACTGCGAAAATCCTTTAAGCATACAGAGGTATTAAAAGGAGTCGATTTTGATGTAGAGCAGGGTGAAATCTTCGCCTTGCTCGGCAGTAACGGTGCTGGCAAGACAACGATAGTCCGCATTCTCGCCACGCTGCTCAGACAGGACGAAGGTACAGCAGCTGTTAATGGCTTCGACGTTACATCAGCTCCCGGCAAGGTGCGGCAGGCCATCAGTCTGACCGGGCAGTTTGCAGCCGTAGACGAGATGCTGACCGGACGGGAAAACCTGATCATGATCGCCAAATTGCGTCATTTGGAGCAGCCGCGTCAGGTTGCGGAGGATTTGCTGAACCGTTTTGGCTTGAAGGATGCTGCAGACCGTAAGCCCTCCACTTATTCAGGCGGGATGCGCCGCAGGCTTGATATCGCGCTCAGTCTTGCCGGGAAACCGCAGATCATTTTCCTGGATGAGCCGACTACCGGTCTTGATCCTGAGGCCCGGCTTGAGGTTTGGAAGATCGTAAAGGAGCTTGCCGCCGGCGGCACGACAGTGTTCCTGACCACACAGTATCTTGAGGAAGCAGAACAGCTTGCCGACAAGATCTCTATTTTGCATCAGGGCAGGATTATCGCGGGCGGTACACTTGCGGAACTGAAAAAACGTTTTCCGGCTGCCAAGGTAGAGTATATTGAGAAACAGCCGACCTTAGAGGAAATCTTCCTCGCAATTACCGGTAAGAAGGAGGCGATCTGA
- a CDS encoding ABC transporter permease: METAKNHFFSDMSVMLGRSMRHIVRSVDTIFTVCITPIAMMLLFVYVFGGAIETGSGNYVNYLLPGILLMAIASGVAYVAYRLFLDKQRGIIERFNSMPIARSTVLWGHVLTSVVSNVLSIIVIILVALLMGFRSPAGVLAWLAVAGILVLFTLALTWIAAIAGLSAKTVEGASAFSYPLIFLPFISSAFVPTGSMPKAVRVFAENQPVTPIVEAIRALLSDQPVGSDIWAALAWCTGILIVAYLLAVRAYRRNA; the protein is encoded by the coding sequence ATGGAGACGGCAAAAAACCATTTTTTTAGCGACATGAGTGTGATGCTGGGCCGTTCCATGCGTCATATAGTCCGGAGCGTTGATACAATCTTTACGGTCTGTATCACTCCGATTGCCATGATGCTGCTGTTTGTCTATGTGTTTGGCGGCGCAATTGAAACAGGTAGCGGTAATTATGTGAACTACCTGCTGCCGGGCATCCTTCTGATGGCGATTGCCAGCGGCGTAGCCTATGTGGCATACCGTCTGTTCTTGGATAAGCAGCGGGGCATCATTGAACGGTTCAACTCCATGCCGATTGCGCGTTCCACAGTGCTGTGGGGGCATGTGCTGACCTCAGTGGTATCCAACGTTCTATCTATTATCGTCATTATCCTCGTAGCCCTCCTTATGGGCTTTCGCTCACCGGCAGGGGTCTTAGCATGGCTTGCTGTGGCTGGTATACTTGTGCTGTTCACACTCGCCTTAACCTGGATCGCGGCAATTGCCGGTCTATCCGCCAAAACAGTGGAAGGCGCAAGTGCCTTCTCCTATCCGTTAATCTTCCTTCCCTTCATCAGCTCGGCCTTTGTGCCGACCGGATCTATGCCCAAAGCGGTGCGTGTTTTTGCTGAAAATCAGCCGGTGACCCCAATTGTTGAAGCGATCCGCGCCTTGCTCTCCGACCAGCCGGTAGGCTCTGATATTTGGGCGGCTCTGGCGTGGTGTACCGGAATCCTGATCGTTGCTTATCTGTTGGCGGTGCGTGCGTATAGACGG